A window from Tachyglossus aculeatus isolate mTacAcu1 chromosome 20, mTacAcu1.pri, whole genome shotgun sequence encodes these proteins:
- the LOC119941588 gene encoding olfactory marker protein has translation MAGQGPAQLELTLTPDPDLTTVMRLRAEGLRQRNEKRQDGERLLRPAESVYRLDFRRQQGLQFARWHVRLGQPGQVTITGTSQNWTPDLTHLMTRQLLEPAAIFWRQDGSDQLEWNEADAQEFGERLSELARVRRVMYFLVTFADGLEPAQFNASVFFDLI, from the coding sequence ATGGCCGGTCAGGGCCCTGCCCAGCTGGAGCTGACGCTCACCCCGGACCCCGACCTGACCACCGTCATGCGCCTGCGTGCGGAGGGCCTGCGCCAGCGGAACGAGAAACGGCAGGACGGAGAACGCCTCCTGCGACCGGCCGAGTCCGTCTACCGGCTGGACTTCAGGCGTCAGCAGGGCCTGCAGTTCGCGCGCTGGCACGTGCGGCTGGGCCAGCCGGGCCAGGTGACCATCACGGGCACCTCGCAGAACTGGACCCCTGACCTCACCCACCTCATGACCCGCCAGCTGCTGGAGCCGGCCGCCATCTTCTGGAGGCAGGACGGCTCCGACCAGCTGGAGTGGAACGAGGCGGACGCCCAGGAGTTCGGCGAGCGGTTGTCCGAGCTGGCCCGGGTCCGCAGGGTCATGTATTTCCTCGTCACGTTCGCCGACGGCCTAGAGCCGGCCCAGTTCAACGCCTCCGTGTTCTTCGACCTGATCTGA